The following are from one region of the Siniperca chuatsi isolate FFG_IHB_CAS linkage group LG13, ASM2008510v1, whole genome shotgun sequence genome:
- the pold3 gene encoding DNA polymerase delta subunit 3, translating into MDELYLDNIDEFVNDHNKIVTYKWLSLTLGVHVNTAKQMLYHYLDHKRKESSPQLHATYLVSGKFVDNGQMSHKVSVVKEDQLEDFKSKMSLVVSVHVYSVQKALLKDSGPLYSVDYDAVKDNLKNCSRYSAIRCASAVPMSSLELQQAREIHRAPTPEPENKKPGMNGEANLASKPSTKPQKGIMGMFANKTAPKNQDSGKDIKSEQKEDAPVVDAPKSKPAAKSNPMMNFFGSQAAKKPNKTVKEEEAAQSPSSAEQRHQSSQLEEKQEAAAVELPRDTKKDSRSKNKRIEDSDSEEEKMEKKKRRRIKKPEPDSSDEDVIPDSPQQMETREPSPSPKEVKSVSHLHQGHSEIKTRKRRRVLKSLTFLDDEGCMVTEKGYESESYSETEDDVQATKQAPKDPISAKLPASHKEDQKRSQKKTSANANKGNKQASIMGFFQKK; encoded by the exons ATGGACGAGCTTTATTTGGATAACATTGACGAATTCGTTAACGACCACAACAAGATA GTGACTTATAAATGGCTGAGTCTCACTCTCGGAGTCCATGTCAACACAGCGAAACA AATGCTTTACCATTACTTGGATCACAAGAGGAAGGAAAGTTCACCTCAGCTCCATGCCACCTATCTTGTGTCGGGGAAGTTTGTAGACAATGGCCAAATG AGTCACAAGGTGTCTGTTGTCAAAGAGGACCAGTTGGAAG atttcaAATCCAAGATGAGCTTGGTAGTAAGTGTCCACGTCTACAGTGTCCAGAAAGCTTTACTGAAAGACAGCGGTCCCCTGTACAGCGTTGACTATGATGCTGTGAAAGACAATCTGAAGAACTGCAGCAG ATACAGTGCGATCCGCTGTGCCAGTGCAGTGCCCATGTCCtctctggagctgcagcaggcgAGAGAAATCCATCGAGCTCCTACACCAGagcctgaaaacaaaaaacctgGCATGAATGGAGAGGCTAATCTGGCGTCAAAACCTTCCACAAAGCCGCAGAAAGGCATCATGGGAATGTTTGCAAATAAGACTGCTCCTAAGAACCAGGACAGTGGCAAAGACATTAAGTCGGAGCAGAAGGAGGATGCACCTGTG GTTGATGCCCCCAAAAGCAAACCAGCCGCAAAATCCAATCCAATGATGAACTTCTTTGGGAGTCAAGCAGCAA agaaaccaaacaaaactgtgaaggaggaggaagcagcTCAGTCACCATCCTCAGCAGAGCAGCGACATCAGAGTTCACAgcttgaagaaaaacaagaagctGCTGCAGTGGAGCTGCCGAGAGACACTAAGAAAGACTccaggag CAAGAACAAGCGAATAGAGGATTCTGACAGCGAGgaggagaaaatggagaagaaaaagagacgAAGGATTAAGAAGCCTGAACCAGACAGCAGCGATGAAGATG TTATTCCAGATTCTCCACAGCAGATGGAAACAAGAGAACCATCACCAAGTCCTAAGGAGGTCAAGTCtgtttcacatttacat CAGGGGCACTCGGAAATTAagacgaggaagaggagacgaGTGCTGAAATCTCTTACCTTTTTAGATGATGAAGGATGCATGG tgacagagaaaggCTATGAGAGTGAATCGTACTCTGAAACAGAAGATGATGTTCAGGCCACCAAACAAGCCCCAAAAGATCCCATTTCTGCAAAACTACCAGCAAGTCACAAAGAGGATCAGAAGAGAAGTCAGAAGAAAACTTCTGCAAATgcaaataaaggaaataaacaagCTTCCATTATGGGATTTTTCCAAAAGAAATGA
- the LOC122886779 gene encoding sodium- and chloride-dependent GABA transporter 3-like isoform X2 → MNKQRRKTENERRAGDRGQWASKTEYILVVAGNVVGLGNVWRFPYLCYKNGGGAFLVPYGLLAVVCGIPLFLLETSVGQYTQEGFITCWRKLCPLAQGIGYGYFMMKLYDFSYILVQVWALFYLVFSFRSQLPWASCENTWNTAVQTMLTNTTSAATEFWERRVLGMSGGIEELGSVRWELALCLLASWVFCYFSIWKGVRSSGKVAYFTATFPYVMLLVLLIRGLTLPGAWEGIYFYLYPDLKHLANLEVWIEAGSQIFFSYSLTIGTLNVLGSYNHYNNNCYKDCFWLCLLNSGTSFVAGFVVFSVLGFMAQKQGVNVDTVAESGPGLAFIAYPQATAMMPLPQFWTVCFFLMLILLTVDTHFVTVESVVTSVSDLFPKLFRAPVRREIFVLIICSSFFLIHLTLVTEGGIYIFQLIDYYGCTRACQDFMAVCQCLAMAWIFGADRFFNIIEDMTRQRPSVFFKLCWKYIIPLLSLISLILYLVDYKHLKINDWYIYPDWAYALGWAMTLSSVLMVPLWAAGQMCLTAGTFRQRLYILCRPAEDAAWQTESGKLKEETTEDVCSDGLI, encoded by the exons ATGaacaaacaaagaagaaaaacagaaaacgaGAGGAGGGCTGGAGACAGAGGACAGTGGGCCAGTAAAACAGAATATATTCTGGTCGTTGCAGGAAATGTGGTCGGCCTGGGCAACGTGTGGAGATTTCCTTACCTCTGCTACAAGAATGGTGGAG GTGCCTTTCTGGTGCCATATGGCCTGTTAGCTGTGGTGTGTGGGATACCTCTGTTCCTACTGGAGACCTCAGTTGGTCAGTACACCCAGGAAGGATTCATCACCTGTTGGAGGAAGTTGTGTCCACTGGCACAAG gaATTGGATATGGATATTTCATGATGAAACTTTATGACTTCAGCTACATTTTAGTCCAAGTCTGGGCTCTCTTCTACCTGGTGTTCTCATTCAGATCCCAGCTCCCCTGGGCCAGCTGTGAGAACACCTGGAATACAG CAGTTCAAACCATGTTGACCAACACCACCTCTGCTGCAACTGAGTTCTGGGA GCGGCGTGTGCTGGGCATGTCTGGAGGCATTGAGGAGCTGGGCAGTGTGAGGTGGGAGCTGGCCTTGTGTCTTCTGGCCAGCTGGGTGTTCTGCTACTTTAGCATTTGGAAAGGTGTCAGATCTTCTGGAAAG GTAGCATATTTTACAGCTACATTCCCGTATGTGATGCTCCTGGTCCTACTCATCAGGGGATTGACACTACCTGGAGCTTGGGAAGGGATCTACTTTTACCTGTATCCAGATTTGAAACACCTGGCTAACCTCGAG GTCTGGATAGAGGCAGGATCACAAATATTCTTCTCCTACAGCTTGACCATAGGGACTCTGAATGTTCTTGGCAGCTATAATCATTACAACAACAACTGTTACAA GGATTGCTTTTGGCTCTGTCTGCTGAACAGTGGGACCAGTTTTGTTGCTGGATTTGTCGTCTTCTCTGTACTCGGATTCATGGCTCAGAAACAGGGTGTTAATGTTGACACTGTGGCTGAGTCAG GTCCAGGTTTGGCCTTCATTGCTTACCCTCAGGCAACAGCTATGATGCCTTTGCCACAGTTCTGGACTGTCTGCTTCTTCCTGATGCTCATTCTGCTGACTGTTGACACACAT TTTGTGACAGTAGAGAGTGTTGTTACCTCTGTGAGCGACTTGTTTCCAAAGCTGTTTCGTGCACCAGTGAGGCGCGAGATCTTTGTCCTCATCATCTGTTCGTCCTTCTTCCTCATACATCTTACATTGGTCACTGAG GGAGGAATTTACATATTCCAGCTTATTGATTATTACGGTTGTACCAGAGCTTGTCAGGATTTTATGGCTGTATGTCAATGCCTGGCTATGGCCTGGATTTTTG GTGCTGACCGCTTTTTTAACATCATTGAGGACATGACAAGACAGAGACCGTCAGTTTTCTTCAAACTGTGCTGGAAATACATCATTCCTCTGCTGTCACTG ATTTCCTTAATCCTGTACCTGGTTGATTACAAACACCTCAAGATTAATGACTGGTATATTTACCCTGACTGGGCGTACGCACTAGGATGGGCCATGACCCTCTCCTCTGTTCTCATGGTGCCACTGTGGGCAGCTGGACAGATGTGTTTGACAGCAGGAACCTTCAGACAG CGTTTGTACATCCTTTGTCGTCCTGCTGAAGATGCAGCCTGGCAGACGGAAAGCGGAAAACTAAAAGAGGAGACGACTGAGGACGTCTGCAGTGACGGCTTAATATGA
- the LOC122886779 gene encoding sodium- and chloride-dependent GABA transporter 3-like isoform X3, which translates to MLALMIGAFLVPYGLLAVVCGIPLFLLETSVGQYTQEGFITCWRKLCPLAQGIGYGYFMMKLYDFSYILVQVWALFYLVFSFRSQLPWASCENTWNTANCLGLHTFNSSNLTAVQTMLTNTTSAATEFWERRVLGMSGGIEELGSVRWELALCLLASWVFCYFSIWKGVRSSGKVAYFTATFPYVMLLVLLIRGLTLPGAWEGIYFYLYPDLKHLANLEVWIEAGSQIFFSYSLTIGTLNVLGSYNHYNNNCYKDCFWLCLLNSGTSFVAGFVVFSVLGFMAQKQGVNVDTVAESGPGLAFIAYPQATAMMPLPQFWTVCFFLMLILLTVDTHFVTVESVVTSVSDLFPKLFRAPVRREIFVLIICSSFFLIHLTLVTEGGIYIFQLIDYYGCTRACQDFMAVCQCLAMAWIFGADRFFNIIEDMTRQRPSVFFKLCWKYIIPLLSLISLILYLVDYKHLKINDWYIYPDWAYALGWAMTLSSVLMVPLWAAGQMCLTAGTFRQRLYILCRPAEDAAWQTESGKLKEETTEDVCSDGLI; encoded by the exons ATGTTAGCATTGATGATTg GTGCCTTTCTGGTGCCATATGGCCTGTTAGCTGTGGTGTGTGGGATACCTCTGTTCCTACTGGAGACCTCAGTTGGTCAGTACACCCAGGAAGGATTCATCACCTGTTGGAGGAAGTTGTGTCCACTGGCACAAG gaATTGGATATGGATATTTCATGATGAAACTTTATGACTTCAGCTACATTTTAGTCCAAGTCTGGGCTCTCTTCTACCTGGTGTTCTCATTCAGATCCCAGCTCCCCTGGGCCAGCTGTGAGAACACCTGGAATACAG CTAACTGTCTTGGTCTTCACACATTTAATTCATCTAATCTGACAGCAGTTCAAACCATGTTGACCAACACCACCTCTGCTGCAACTGAGTTCTGGGA GCGGCGTGTGCTGGGCATGTCTGGAGGCATTGAGGAGCTGGGCAGTGTGAGGTGGGAGCTGGCCTTGTGTCTTCTGGCCAGCTGGGTGTTCTGCTACTTTAGCATTTGGAAAGGTGTCAGATCTTCTGGAAAG GTAGCATATTTTACAGCTACATTCCCGTATGTGATGCTCCTGGTCCTACTCATCAGGGGATTGACACTACCTGGAGCTTGGGAAGGGATCTACTTTTACCTGTATCCAGATTTGAAACACCTGGCTAACCTCGAG GTCTGGATAGAGGCAGGATCACAAATATTCTTCTCCTACAGCTTGACCATAGGGACTCTGAATGTTCTTGGCAGCTATAATCATTACAACAACAACTGTTACAA GGATTGCTTTTGGCTCTGTCTGCTGAACAGTGGGACCAGTTTTGTTGCTGGATTTGTCGTCTTCTCTGTACTCGGATTCATGGCTCAGAAACAGGGTGTTAATGTTGACACTGTGGCTGAGTCAG GTCCAGGTTTGGCCTTCATTGCTTACCCTCAGGCAACAGCTATGATGCCTTTGCCACAGTTCTGGACTGTCTGCTTCTTCCTGATGCTCATTCTGCTGACTGTTGACACACAT TTTGTGACAGTAGAGAGTGTTGTTACCTCTGTGAGCGACTTGTTTCCAAAGCTGTTTCGTGCACCAGTGAGGCGCGAGATCTTTGTCCTCATCATCTGTTCGTCCTTCTTCCTCATACATCTTACATTGGTCACTGAG GGAGGAATTTACATATTCCAGCTTATTGATTATTACGGTTGTACCAGAGCTTGTCAGGATTTTATGGCTGTATGTCAATGCCTGGCTATGGCCTGGATTTTTG GTGCTGACCGCTTTTTTAACATCATTGAGGACATGACAAGACAGAGACCGTCAGTTTTCTTCAAACTGTGCTGGAAATACATCATTCCTCTGCTGTCACTG ATTTCCTTAATCCTGTACCTGGTTGATTACAAACACCTCAAGATTAATGACTGGTATATTTACCCTGACTGGGCGTACGCACTAGGATGGGCCATGACCCTCTCCTCTGTTCTCATGGTGCCACTGTGGGCAGCTGGACAGATGTGTTTGACAGCAGGAACCTTCAGACAG CGTTTGTACATCCTTTGTCGTCCTGCTGAAGATGCAGCCTGGCAGACGGAAAGCGGAAAACTAAAAGAGGAGACGACTGAGGACGTCTGCAGTGACGGCTTAATATGA
- the LOC122886779 gene encoding sodium- and chloride-dependent GABA transporter 3-like isoform X1, whose amino-acid sequence MNKQRRKTENERRAGDRGQWASKTEYILVVAGNVVGLGNVWRFPYLCYKNGGGAFLVPYGLLAVVCGIPLFLLETSVGQYTQEGFITCWRKLCPLAQGIGYGYFMMKLYDFSYILVQVWALFYLVFSFRSQLPWASCENTWNTANCLGLHTFNSSNLTAVQTMLTNTTSAATEFWERRVLGMSGGIEELGSVRWELALCLLASWVFCYFSIWKGVRSSGKVAYFTATFPYVMLLVLLIRGLTLPGAWEGIYFYLYPDLKHLANLEVWIEAGSQIFFSYSLTIGTLNVLGSYNHYNNNCYKDCFWLCLLNSGTSFVAGFVVFSVLGFMAQKQGVNVDTVAESGPGLAFIAYPQATAMMPLPQFWTVCFFLMLILLTVDTHFVTVESVVTSVSDLFPKLFRAPVRREIFVLIICSSFFLIHLTLVTEGGIYIFQLIDYYGCTRACQDFMAVCQCLAMAWIFGADRFFNIIEDMTRQRPSVFFKLCWKYIIPLLSLISLILYLVDYKHLKINDWYIYPDWAYALGWAMTLSSVLMVPLWAAGQMCLTAGTFRQRLYILCRPAEDAAWQTESGKLKEETTEDVCSDGLI is encoded by the exons ATGaacaaacaaagaagaaaaacagaaaacgaGAGGAGGGCTGGAGACAGAGGACAGTGGGCCAGTAAAACAGAATATATTCTGGTCGTTGCAGGAAATGTGGTCGGCCTGGGCAACGTGTGGAGATTTCCTTACCTCTGCTACAAGAATGGTGGAG GTGCCTTTCTGGTGCCATATGGCCTGTTAGCTGTGGTGTGTGGGATACCTCTGTTCCTACTGGAGACCTCAGTTGGTCAGTACACCCAGGAAGGATTCATCACCTGTTGGAGGAAGTTGTGTCCACTGGCACAAG gaATTGGATATGGATATTTCATGATGAAACTTTATGACTTCAGCTACATTTTAGTCCAAGTCTGGGCTCTCTTCTACCTGGTGTTCTCATTCAGATCCCAGCTCCCCTGGGCCAGCTGTGAGAACACCTGGAATACAG CTAACTGTCTTGGTCTTCACACATTTAATTCATCTAATCTGACAGCAGTTCAAACCATGTTGACCAACACCACCTCTGCTGCAACTGAGTTCTGGGA GCGGCGTGTGCTGGGCATGTCTGGAGGCATTGAGGAGCTGGGCAGTGTGAGGTGGGAGCTGGCCTTGTGTCTTCTGGCCAGCTGGGTGTTCTGCTACTTTAGCATTTGGAAAGGTGTCAGATCTTCTGGAAAG GTAGCATATTTTACAGCTACATTCCCGTATGTGATGCTCCTGGTCCTACTCATCAGGGGATTGACACTACCTGGAGCTTGGGAAGGGATCTACTTTTACCTGTATCCAGATTTGAAACACCTGGCTAACCTCGAG GTCTGGATAGAGGCAGGATCACAAATATTCTTCTCCTACAGCTTGACCATAGGGACTCTGAATGTTCTTGGCAGCTATAATCATTACAACAACAACTGTTACAA GGATTGCTTTTGGCTCTGTCTGCTGAACAGTGGGACCAGTTTTGTTGCTGGATTTGTCGTCTTCTCTGTACTCGGATTCATGGCTCAGAAACAGGGTGTTAATGTTGACACTGTGGCTGAGTCAG GTCCAGGTTTGGCCTTCATTGCTTACCCTCAGGCAACAGCTATGATGCCTTTGCCACAGTTCTGGACTGTCTGCTTCTTCCTGATGCTCATTCTGCTGACTGTTGACACACAT TTTGTGACAGTAGAGAGTGTTGTTACCTCTGTGAGCGACTTGTTTCCAAAGCTGTTTCGTGCACCAGTGAGGCGCGAGATCTTTGTCCTCATCATCTGTTCGTCCTTCTTCCTCATACATCTTACATTGGTCACTGAG GGAGGAATTTACATATTCCAGCTTATTGATTATTACGGTTGTACCAGAGCTTGTCAGGATTTTATGGCTGTATGTCAATGCCTGGCTATGGCCTGGATTTTTG GTGCTGACCGCTTTTTTAACATCATTGAGGACATGACAAGACAGAGACCGTCAGTTTTCTTCAAACTGTGCTGGAAATACATCATTCCTCTGCTGTCACTG ATTTCCTTAATCCTGTACCTGGTTGATTACAAACACCTCAAGATTAATGACTGGTATATTTACCCTGACTGGGCGTACGCACTAGGATGGGCCATGACCCTCTCCTCTGTTCTCATGGTGCCACTGTGGGCAGCTGGACAGATGTGTTTGACAGCAGGAACCTTCAGACAG CGTTTGTACATCCTTTGTCGTCCTGCTGAAGATGCAGCCTGGCAGACGGAAAGCGGAAAACTAAAAGAGGAGACGACTGAGGACGTCTGCAGTGACGGCTTAATATGA